A genomic window from Pygocentrus nattereri isolate fPygNat1 chromosome 22, fPygNat1.pri, whole genome shotgun sequence includes:
- the si:dkey-245p14.4 gene encoding exocyst complex component 1-like, producing the protein MSSLLKEEMQRVLFRPEKRTLVEFIEIEEEKRGRHFLCVSVSKSKEVQIAVVQCQKARPADCKSQRIGLEDSYVKTEVWALQELSILDGRDPDIDDPCFLMHFDTVRPVKAVSCAAKYSLARCLVSLSDTHQHTELHLHNFDWTYIKPTSIYSNRGDCMVLMRICFYAFNLVCLSLCPVP; encoded by the exons ATGTCATCACTTTTAAAAGAAGAGATGCAAAGAGTTTTGTTCAGACCAGAGAAACGCACACTGGTGGAGTTTATAGAGATTGAGGAGGAAAAAAGGGGACGACATTTCCTCTGCGTGTCCG taTCTAAAAGTAAAGAGGTCCAGATCGCAGTGGTGCAGTGCCAGAAAGCTCGGCCTGCTGACTGTAAATCCCAGCGTATTGGCCTGGAGGACAGTTATGTGAAGACGGAGGTGTGGGCTCTTCAGGAACTGAGCATTCTGGATGGGAGAGACCCTGACATA GATGATCCTTGTTTCCTGATGCACTTTGACACAGTACGTCCTGTGAAAGCAGTGAGCTGCGCTGCAAAGTACTCCCTGGCTCGCTGCCTGGTGTCCCTCAGCGACACACATCagcacactgagctccaccttcATAATTTTGACTGGACATACATTAAGCCAACGTCCATATACTCAAACAGAGGCGACTGCATGGTTCTGATGCGAATCTGCTTCTATGCCTTCAACTTAGTGTGTCTTTCCTTGTGTCCTGTGCCTTAA